The sequence CTCTTGGGCGCCCATGGGAGGCAGCTgaagccaggctgagcaggagcagcagcacttggtcCAGGACTTGGCCCACTCAGAGGCTGCTGCgctgctctgctccactctCAGCTCCTGAGGTAATCCCATCTGCGGTAtgtgccagggctcaggggggctGCACAGAGCCCACAGCCCCCTGACTGCCCCAGTGTGGGTCTCCACAGGTGCTCACGGGGCTGACACTGTCCCATAGCCCAGCCAGAGCCCAAGGGCTGTGCAGTGCACAGGCCCTGTCCCAGGACAGCTCgggccatggctgggctgggagtcTCCTCATTCCTGTCCCCCTCAGCTGTCCCTGGCACCTCACAGGGCACTGCCAAGGCatggaggggctgtgggtgcacGGTGTCCTGCTGatcttcctgctgccctgccctgtggggaGCCAGACCAGCTCCATCCCTGACCAGCGATGGTGGACAGGCCCCAATGAggccccatcccagcaccaaGCTGCCAGGTGAGGGGACCCCAGAGCCAGGGCGCTCTGCAGCggggccagggcagccctggcactgcagagggCCCCCGCTGTCCCGTAGCTTCTGttgtgctttgctttctgcCTCGCCAGGGCCACGCAGGAGCAGAAGGCTGATGGTGCCCAGGAGGGGCTGCCCCCACAGTCCCGCTGTGTCCGCTGCTGTCCCCCCCCTGAAAAGCGCTTCTACCCCCAGTACCAGCCCGTGCCTCAGATCAACATGACCATCCTGAAAGGTGAGGGCTGGCAGgaccccaggctgtgctgccagcattGCCCCAGGTccagtgctgagctgggctcacagtgccagctcctgcacagaTTGGGAATGAGAAACTGGGGGGGTGCCAGTGGTCctgtgccctgcacagacagAGGGCAGGAGCCACACTGGGGTgtgagcagcccctgtgctggtggcttctgggcagcagcatcagagcctgggcaggggcaggggcaggggcagggctggtgggtccctgctccctccatccGCCTCTGGGGAAGGTGCTGGGTCCAGCTCTGGCCTCTGCCTGACAGCCCaactgtccctgctgctctgcccaggagaGAAGGGGGACCGTGGCGAGCGTGGCATGCAGGGCAAGTTCGGCAAGACGGGGGTGGCCGGCAGCAGGGGCCACGCAGGGCCCAAGGGACAGAAGGGCAGCATGGGCGCCCCCGGGGAGCGCTGCAAGAGCCACTACGCCGCCTTCTCCGTGGGCCGCAAGAAACCCCTGCACAGCAACGACTACTACCAGACCCTCATTTTCGACACCGAGTTTGTCAACCTCTACGAACACTTCAACATGTTCACGGGCAAGTTCTACTGCTACATCCCCGGGATCTACTACTTCAGCCTCAATGTGCACACCTGGAACCAGAAGGAGACGTACCTGCACATCATGCACAACGGGGCGGAGGTGGTGATCCTCTACGCCCAGGTGAGCGACCGCAGCATCatgcagagccagagcgtcatgctggagctgaaggagcaggaCGAGGTCTGGGTGCGGCTCTACAAGGGTGAGCGTGAGAACGCCATCTTCAGCGACGAGTACGACACCTACATCACCTTCAGCGGCCACCTCATCAAGTACAGTGGGGACCCCTGAGCACGcccctcctgctgtgccaggccaggcGGCCGAGGAGCCCCTGTCCCTCTCACCCCAGGAGTGCCACCCCCATGATGCTGTTAGTAACCTAGTGCCACTacccccagcagctgcaccagtGCGTGAATTCcctcactccagcacctcaaggCTAACCAGACACACCTGGGAGAGTTGGAGCAGTTGTCAGCCCCTGCCATGTTGGTGACCAGGAAGCAGCTGCTCacctggggtgggcagggagctcgccccctctccctgctccagagctgggtgtgccaggctcagcctgTGGCACCGCTGGCTGAGCTGGCACGGTGGGACAGTGTGACTGCTGGTGCCCTGGTGTGAGGCAGCACAGACACCTGCACTGTGCCATGCTcacctcctggcacagccccgctCCCTGGCCAGAGTGGGCAGAAGGTGCTCAGCACCATCCAGAAAGGCAATGAACCACTAAGGGCCCTTCCCCGGTGCAGGTGTTGCAGGGGGGGCTGGGTCCCCCTGCGGGGAGTGAATTGTGTCAGTTCCTCTGCAGATTCTGTTGCTGCTCGCCACAGCCTCTGCTCAGGAAGGGCTCTCTCCCCACCGGCAGCCCTGGGCGTGGGGCCTTGGCCTCAGCCACTTCCTCTTCCCTTGGGTTATCTCTGGCCAGGCCTCATGTTTGTGtagatgcagcagcagcatgggcCAGCATGCTGAGCCCCCATTCTGCTCATGCCACATTAAACACATTTCCAGCCTTGCTCACACCCTCCGTGTCCTCTGGCTTTGTGTGTGGAGAGGCTCCGAGGGACTCGGGGAAAGGTTCAGGGGCTCtctgagagctgagctgggggtgGAGAGGGGAGAGCAAACTGTCCCTGGAGAGCCGGGGacctgtgccaggcactgcacGGGCCAGCTGTGCCCCAAGGGCCAGGAGCTGCGTGCAGTGACGGAACTGTCAGCCCGGGAACGGGACAGGCTGGGAAGGGTGGCAGGGCTGTCAGGAGTGCAGGTTATCTGGCACATCCATGGAGAGGAGGTAGGTCTGAGGTGCAGCTGGGTGTCAGGGTCTGGGTTGGCAGGTCCatggctgggctgagcagggctgcagctggaaacCAGCACTCCAagcaagggagggagggaaccAGGCTGGGGGGACTCAGGATGACCCTAAATAGAGCCCTGGCCAAACATATGGGGAGTGGGTGGATGGTGGGGGCCAGGTGAGGACCGTCAGGCCGCtcactgctgtgcctgtggcatGGGCAGAGCTCCTTGGGCGCCCTGACCCCTGGGGACCAGGCACCATCTCCATCCCCGCCTGCACAGCAGGGCCCGGTACGGGCACAGGGGCATCCCAGCACACGGATTGCATCTTGGCACAGTGCGCTCCCCCAGGACACGCCACCCGTTCAGAGGCGTGCGGTTTATTCCCAGCACACGCCGCCCGTCCCGGGGCACGCTCCCCACCGCAGCACACGCGGTCCGTGCCGGAACAGCCCTGCCCGGGTCCCGGGGGCGGGCGGTGCCCGGGGCGGTGCCCGGGGCGGtgcgggccgggcgggcggagcTCCGGGGCCGCGCCCCCGGGAGagccgggcccggcggcggcggcggcggcgccgtcagtgcagcggcagcggcggcggcggcggaatgGCGGAGGCGGCGGAGGGGCCGGCGCGGCGCGGGAAGCGGACGGGAGCGGaggccggggccgcggcggaGGAGCCGGCGGAGGCCGAGCGGGccgcgcggcggcggcggaggtggatggcggggccggggccgaggCCGCGGCCGGGAGcgggatggggacggggacggTGATGGGGTCTGGGACGGTGATGGGGACCGGTggcggggctggcagcgcccgGTGGGCGCTGGCCGCGGTgctggcccggcccggccctcaCTCACCTCCCGGGGCAGCTTGCAGCCGGCGGCGGACATCCAGGGAACCACTGTCCTGCACGACACCATCAGCGACCgcccgcagcccctgcccggtGAGTACCGGGAGAGGAGCCGGCCCagccccgggccccgccgggATGGGACGGTGCCGGTCCCGGTGCTGGACCGAGCTGCACAGGCAGTGCTCGCTGCTGACCCTGTCCCGCCTCCCCATCGTTCCCAGCAAGGTACTTTGACACGAAGACCACGGAGCCCATCAGTTTCTTCTTGACcggcctggaggagctgctggcctggcagCCCAACAGCAACGATGAGTTCAATGTGTCAGCCGTGCCCCTGGCCAAGCGCCAGCCCCCGCTCCACAGCGGCAGGCCCCGGACCCTGGTGTGCCACGACATGCGTGGCGGGTACTTGGAGGACAGGTACGTGCTAGGTGGAAGGTAAAAGGGAGGTGTGACAGTGGAGCTCAACGTCTCCAAGCCCAAGGCAGTTCTGTTTCTGCCTGACCTGTCTCCTGCCGGCTCAGCCGCAGgtgagcagggatggggtgttTGGCTCAGTGCTTGGGGAGCCTTGCTCAGGCTGGGATGTTCAGAGGTGGCtcagtgccacagctctgcccagctcccgGCTGTGAGTCAGGCTCCTACCCAGCTCCACAGCGTCTGTCAGCGTCCTTCCTGCACTGCCCAacccttttccttctgcaggtTCATCCAGGGCTCGGCCACGCGCAACCCCTATGTCTTCTACCACTGGCGCTACATCGACATCTTTGTCTACTTCAGCCACCACACTGTCACCATCCCGCCCGTGGTCTGGACCAACGCGGCGCACCGGAACAGCGTCCCCGTGCTGGgtaggggcagggctgggcctagggcagccccagcagcgaGGTGGATTCACCAGGACGTGTGGCTGACGCTGCCCTGGCCTCCGCAGGCACATTCATCACGGAGTGGACGGACGGGGAGAAGCTGTGCGAGGCGTTCCTGGCCGGCGGGGAGGAGGCGTACGGCGCCGTGGCCGAGCAGCTGGCGCGCATCGCCCAGCACTACCGCTTCGATGGCTGGCTGGTCAACATTGAGAACAAGCTGAGCGTGAGTCCTGCCGGCCCTGCTCGCTGCcctgcctctgtgctgctccgCTGCCCCGTGCCCTCACCCACatgtgtctctctctctctcctggcagGCGGCGGCCGTGGGGAACCTGCCCCTCTTCCTGCAGGACCTGACAGCACGGGTGcacagtgctgtgccaggggggcTGGTGATCTGGTATGACAGCGTCCTGAAGGATGGCACGCTGAGGTGGCAGAACGAGCTGAACGATCAGAATAGGTGAGGATGGCAAAACTGTCCCTGGGCGGGGGGTGTGagcccaccccaaacccagcatgGTGGTGGTCAGGCACAACCTGCACGGCCCTTGGTGAGACCACGTGTGAGCACAGCGTCTGCCACTGTGCCCCTTGTCCCCAGGATATTCTTTGATGCCTGTGACGGGCTGTTCACCAACTACAACtggaaggaggagcagctggagcgcACGCAGAGGCTGGCTGGTCCGCGCCTAAACGACGTCTATGTTGGTGTTGATGTCTTTGCCCGTGGGGATGTCATTGGTGGTGGCTTCGACACTGACAAGGTGGGTGTGACAGGGCTGGGCCAGAGTGTGACCCTGACCGCCCCCAGTGCAGGGCTCTGCGCTCCCACTgagggccctgctgggctgggctgtgctgggctgctaACCTGGGGATAAACTGGTGAGGAGTGAGGGATCCCAGAGTGCTGGCCATGCATGAAAATATCCcagtgctgccatccctgcagagggagatgctgcagcacatccctctggtgTCCTGCCCCACCATGGGGCCAGTGGAACCTGGGGGGAGTGGGGACAGAATGGGACAAGGTTACCTGGCCTGGCCCCTGCTGCTCACTGCCTGTTCCTGCAGTCCCTGCGCCTGATCCGCCAGTTTGGCCTCTCTGCAGCCATCTTTGCTCCTGGCTGGGTCTATGAGCACCTGGGCAAGGAAAACTTCCTGCAGAACGAGAACAGGTGAGGGCAGCTCAGCAGGGTGGGTGTTGGGGGAGAAACAGGGCCAGGACTGCCCTGGCTCAGGAAGGCTGTGGGGCAGTGGGACACAGCTACAGGGACACTGTGGCTTTCAGAACACCATGGCTGCtgaccaggagcagctgccccttTCTGCCCCAGCTGAGGTGATACctgaggctgtgcagggcagtgactgtAACAGGGGTCTCTGGCCTGACACCCACCTTTGTCTCCAGGTTCTGGGGCTCGCTGGCAGAGTACCTGCCCACGCACAGCATTTGCACACTGCCCCTCACCACGTCCTTCAGCCTGGGCATGGGCACCAGCACATTCCTGGATGGGAAGGTGGGTGCAGAgtgacagccctgctctggtcagactgggctgggctcagcagggaggtccCTGCTTTTGGctcccccagctcagctctccctgtgctgtagGATGAAGACTCTGGGCCCTGGTATGACCTGAGCGCGCAGGACATCCAGCCACTGTACCCAGAGCAGCCGGGCGTGCTGagcaccagctgctgcctgcaggatgcCTGGTGTGggggcagctccctgcagctgcaggggaccATTCCCCCCGGCGAGGAGCGCGTGGCTGTCCGGTGAGTTGGGGCAAAGCCCTTTACCCCTcctcagcactgggctggcaccATGTCAGCCTGACATGGCCTGCATGGCCCGAGCTATGTGGTCCTGGGCCTTGTGGCGAGTgtgcccaggctctgcccacACTGCCCAGCACACCTAACATGATGCACTTTCTCtttgtctctttctctctgtctctgtctctctctgggtggatttggggtcatCAGCCTCTTCTCTTTGCAGATGCCAGCCCCTCCCAAGCTCTTCCTGACCTTGCTCTACAAGCTGGAGGGGCCACAGCCCGATGACTTCACAGTGGCACTGGAGGTCACCACCTGGGACTCAGGGATCTGCTTTGAGGGCAACCCCACCTCCCTGCCCGGTAAGAACCCTGTCCCCCCGTGCTCTGTGCAGTGAGCACCTGCTGCAGTCCCTCAGCCCTGACCTGGCTCCCTCTGGCAGAGCCCAATGGCCGGTACCACCCCCGGTTCCTGCCGGCACCGCCGCCCGGCCTCGCCAAGCTGCTCACCGCCTGCCACCGTGGCTCCCATGGCTGGACCAGCCGGTGagtgccctgcctgcagcctgcgTCCACAGGCAGCCATGGGACACCAGGGCTCCCTGGTGccattcctgctctgcctcttccctCTCAGGTGCTacgagctggagctgcaggactgCAGCCTACGGGACCTCTCCCTGATTGTGTCCCgccagcagcccagcctgcaggagaCACCGTTCACCTGCCTGCTCGGGGAGATCCGGGtgagtgcctgctgctgcctggtggGGACACCTGCCCCGTGCCCCCCTTGTTCTGGGAAGGTGGGGCGTGCCTGCCCTCACCCTGACCCTGACCGTGCTGTGGTTCCCTCGCAGGTGCTGGACACGGCCAGCGTGGCGGCCTCCCCGCCGCAGGTGCAGGGCGTGACGGCCTCGCAGCTCTGGTGGCAGGAGGGCCCTGAGCCCGGGCAGCTCTCGCTCAGCCTCACCCTGCGCTGGTCCTTcccgcccggccgggcccggtGGTTCCGTGTGCTGAGCCAGGGCGCCCGGTGCCGCCTGGGCCAGACGGCGCcgcaggtgctggggc is a genomic window of Molothrus aeneus isolate 106 chromosome 26, BPBGC_Maene_1.0, whole genome shotgun sequence containing:
- the C1QTNF1 gene encoding complement C1q tumor necrosis factor-related protein 1, with amino-acid sequence MEGLWVHGVLLIFLLPCPVGSQTSSIPDQRWWTGPNEAPSQHQAARATQEQKADGAQEGLPPQSRCVRCCPPPEKRFYPQYQPVPQINMTILKGEKGDRGERGMQGKFGKTGVAGSRGHAGPKGQKGSMGAPGERCKSHYAAFSVGRKKPLHSNDYYQTLIFDTEFVNLYEHFNMFTGKFYCYIPGIYYFSLNVHTWNQKETYLHIMHNGAEVVILYAQVSDRSIMQSQSVMLELKEQDEVWVRLYKGERENAIFSDEYDTYITFSGHLIKYSGDP
- the ENGASE gene encoding cytosolic endo-beta-N-acetylglucosaminidase, translated to MAEAAEGPARRGKRTGAEAGAAAEEPAEAERAARRRRSLQPAADIQGTTVLHDTISDRPQPLPARYFDTKTTEPISFFLTGLEELLAWQPNSNDEFNVSAVPLAKRQPPLHSGRPRTLVCHDMRGGYLEDRFIQGSATRNPYVFYHWRYIDIFVYFSHHTVTIPPVVWTNAAHRNSVPVLGTFITEWTDGEKLCEAFLAGGEEAYGAVAEQLARIAQHYRFDGWLVNIENKLSAAAVGNLPLFLQDLTARVHSAVPGGLVIWYDSVLKDGTLRWQNELNDQNRIFFDACDGLFTNYNWKEEQLERTQRLAGPRLNDVYVGVDVFARGDVIGGGFDTDKSLRLIRQFGLSAAIFAPGWVYEHLGKENFLQNENRFWGSLAEYLPTHSICTLPLTTSFSLGMGTSTFLDGKDEDSGPWYDLSAQDIQPLYPEQPGVLSTSCCLQDAWCGGSSLQLQGTIPPGEERVAVRLFSLQMPAPPKLFLTLLYKLEGPQPDDFTVALEVTTWDSGICFEGNPTSLPEPNGRYHPRFLPAPPPGLAKLLTACHRGSHGWTSRCYELELQDCSLRDLSLIVSRQQPSLQETPFTCLLGEIRVLDTASVAASPPQVQGVTASQLWWQEGPEPGQLSLSLTLRWSFPPGRARWFRVLSQGARCRLGQTAPQVLGLAQGCLFRAVGLLVPRPAPAQSCRLELLVEPVLRDELPVDPERWGRLVLVYSAPGSGTSSDGH